Proteins encoded within one genomic window of Cytophagales bacterium:
- a CDS encoding amino acid adenylation domain-containing protein produces MQPNPTKGTLIQILEERKDLSKVGITFIEKSDDEKFLSYKELYEAALNALSFLQDSGLKPKDELVFQVNDNRTFIVMFWACILGGIIPVPLSVGKNNDHKRKLFNIWQVLNHPYLIIDSKGMDGVGQFAHRENLDDPYLKMRDRTIILEEMNVSQHKGNIFQARKDDIAFIQFSSGSTGGPKGVMLTHENLLSNMNAISTAAKYCSEDSMLSWMPLTHDMGLIGFHLNPLFSGIQQYLIPTNTFIRRPALWLDKASQYGVTILCSPNFGYNYVLKFCNLSGSNWDLSAVRVLYNGAEPISENLCHLFLDSMSKFGLKRTAMCPVYGLAEATLAVTISNLEAEVTSCHVDRNKLNFGDTISISDVTNDSVGFVNVGVPVNDCSLRIADASNEPLDTDTIGSIQIKGINVTSGYYNNTIETRNCIDQDGWLNTGDLGFIREGRLYITGRAKDIFFVNGQNFYPHDIERVAEAVDGIELNKIIVSGLFNNDTQKEETIAFVFFRERLEKFIPIALSLKSHINAQTGIELDHIIPVNEIPKTTSGKIQRFKITDRFKNGDFREIEQQLQALIQGSEHNLRPMVRPENDTEQKLVGIWKKALGIDTISVTDKFLEVGGNSLKAAEVGMMILKELQVELPTQVLFENATIRELASEVITLDKEAYRPITKVAESETYPLSSAQKRLYFAWKSDKSSVAYNVPIALSIKGEIAIGKLEACLNQLIKRHDTLRMSFEMTSEPRLRVNPMATVDFTLNCKKSSSALLNEVLKSLVQPFDLEKTPLFRIALIEMENGLSSLFLDFHHIISDGISVYNFVNELFQLYNGDILPSLSIQFQDYCGWEKEKLDPHKLSIQEDYWLNHLGQVLPVLELPTDFPRPVVFSGEGGKIQFSFDEETNERLRGLAKENGCTLHVLIFTLYNLLLSKYSGQIDLIVGIPVAGRRHPDVLDMQGMFVNNLAIRTHINKAASFLELLEAEKSNISDAHNHRDYPFEYVVEKISKQRDISRNPIFDTMFNYQNMGLPKTNGEEFAVSWHGFDPGFSKFDLSLEILDDGNDLTYAFEYSTRLFKEATIQGMATNFVQLVKEVLDDPTGKVSGFCSATDEEYDAYIRKFNNTHSAYPMDQAIHQLFDEQVSNAGCAIAVEYNEEAITYQQLGERADRLAAILREKGVKSNTFVAVLLDRSPDFITSILGILKAGGAFLPIAGDLPEERIQYILDDSQCNIVLSTNQYEPITTDWLNASDDLDRAVININTLDLVLDSHAAVENGNMPADLAYVIYTSGTTGGPKGVMIEHQSLVNYIYWAAKTYTNGQEASFPLYTSVSFDLTITSIFIPLITGNKIVIYGETDSLVLNQVVDDNKVNVIKLTPSHLRLFKENDLSKLVARSNIKRFIVGGEALETQLAKDIYHAFQGDIEIYNEYGPTEATVGCMIHRFDPKDDSVTVPIGTPISNTQIYLLDELMKPVPERVYGELYISGDCLARGYLFNEALTNKKFLPSSFINGQRMYKTGDICKRLPSGELEFVRRSDEQVKINGYRVELSEIAYHLKNFEGVSEALAVLKKGKKDNKTLCAYYKSVDNSNRLLEEGTLRGYLANLLPHYMIPAHFIPLSEIPLTKNGKVDVDALPEPDSNPETGETLVPENEIESISLQVWADILDGEGLSVSHNFFELGGDSIKAVQISSRLYEKGINVEAKDILTYQTIRMVSPYVKRVEGDSKYEQGTIKGEVGLSPIISWFLAQNFENPHFFNQSLLLDLDDTVDIKLLEQAFTNLLERHDELRINYDPVKKVLFYNERHLNKDFNIDSIELSNSSELIDACQAVRSSLDIHHDLLLKAVVIRQKSNESKLFITAHHLIMDGVSWRILTTDLYEVYKGLESGSDPYSSTKTASLKDWFEGFGSYQFTFEEERYWKGLESIDFKIPQDFNTNDWRVRNIKRLTRSLDKDQTGFLVQKAHKTYGTNVPMLLNTALVLTLNEWTGGKQFVIEQESHGRHLDEIDVSRTLGWFTSMYPVLLEMEGKSLGEHIKAVKEQLRKVTDHGMGYGIKTFQNSPAETANGLRSEIRFNYLGQLGDELNNDLFRYDPQITGMEIDEVNHATTKMEWNCMVMDGVFMLELFYNSKAYKHLTIERLVDSFFHHLSEVLAHIKKEDDIYFTPSDFEMAGLDQEELDSLF; encoded by the coding sequence TTGCAACCCAACCCAACAAAAGGCACCTTAATCCAGATTCTGGAAGAGAGAAAAGACTTAAGTAAAGTCGGTATCACTTTTATCGAAAAGAGTGATGACGAGAAGTTTCTCTCTTATAAGGAATTATATGAGGCGGCTTTGAATGCGTTATCTTTTCTTCAGGATAGCGGCTTAAAGCCTAAAGACGAATTGGTTTTCCAAGTTAATGACAATAGAACATTCATTGTCATGTTTTGGGCCTGCATTCTTGGAGGTATCATTCCCGTGCCGTTGAGTGTTGGTAAGAATAATGACCATAAGCGCAAGCTTTTTAACATCTGGCAAGTTTTGAATCATCCATATCTTATCATTGATAGCAAGGGTATGGATGGCGTTGGGCAATTTGCTCATCGTGAAAATTTAGATGATCCTTATCTTAAGATGAGGGATCGTACGATCATACTGGAAGAGATGAACGTTTCTCAGCACAAGGGAAACATTTTCCAGGCTAGAAAAGATGACATTGCTTTCATTCAATTCTCCTCCGGTTCAACAGGTGGTCCAAAGGGTGTGATGCTAACCCATGAGAACCTTCTTTCCAATATGAATGCCATCAGTACGGCTGCGAAGTATTGTTCGGAAGATTCTATGCTTAGCTGGATGCCATTGACCCATGATATGGGATTGATAGGTTTCCATTTAAACCCTCTTTTCAGCGGGATACAACAGTACTTGATTCCGACTAATACATTTATCCGAAGACCGGCACTTTGGTTGGACAAAGCGAGCCAATATGGAGTGACCATTTTGTGCTCGCCCAACTTTGGCTATAATTATGTCTTAAAGTTTTGTAATCTATCTGGATCCAATTGGGATTTATCCGCTGTAAGGGTGCTGTATAATGGAGCTGAGCCCATATCAGAAAATTTATGCCATCTTTTTCTGGACAGCATGTCAAAGTTTGGTTTAAAAAGAACAGCGATGTGCCCGGTTTATGGTTTAGCTGAAGCTACCCTGGCCGTGACTATTTCAAATCTGGAAGCTGAAGTTACGTCATGTCATGTGGACAGAAACAAATTGAACTTTGGGGATACCATATCTATTTCAGACGTTACAAATGATTCGGTTGGGTTTGTAAATGTTGGAGTACCAGTTAATGATTGCTCGCTAAGAATTGCCGACGCTTCCAATGAACCTTTAGATACCGACACGATCGGTTCTATCCAGATAAAAGGTATCAATGTCACATCTGGCTATTATAATAATACAATTGAAACACGCAACTGCATTGATCAAGATGGATGGTTGAATACAGGTGACCTGGGATTTATAAGAGAGGGAAGGCTCTACATTACAGGACGAGCCAAAGACATCTTTTTTGTTAATGGACAGAATTTCTATCCACACGATATTGAACGGGTAGCCGAGGCAGTGGATGGCATCGAATTAAATAAAATAATTGTAAGTGGTCTTTTCAATAACGATACTCAAAAGGAAGAGACTATTGCCTTTGTGTTTTTTAGAGAGCGCCTGGAAAAATTCATTCCCATTGCTTTATCTCTCAAATCACACATCAATGCACAGACAGGTATTGAACTGGATCATATTATACCGGTTAATGAAATACCAAAAACAACCAGTGGGAAAATTCAAAGATTTAAAATTACCGATCGTTTTAAGAATGGTGATTTTAGGGAAATTGAGCAGCAGCTGCAAGCGTTGATTCAGGGATCAGAGCATAACTTGAGGCCCATGGTCCGTCCTGAAAATGATACAGAACAGAAATTGGTGGGTATATGGAAAAAAGCCCTTGGCATTGACACCATAAGCGTTACTGACAAGTTTTTGGAAGTAGGTGGTAATTCTTTGAAAGCAGCGGAAGTGGGCATGATGATCCTAAAAGAGTTGCAGGTTGAACTACCTACCCAGGTTTTATTTGAAAACGCAACGATCCGTGAATTGGCCAGTGAGGTAATAACCCTTGACAAAGAAGCATACCGACCGATTACTAAAGTTGCGGAATCTGAAACATATCCGCTATCGTCCGCTCAAAAAAGGCTATACTTCGCCTGGAAATCGGACAAATCCTCAGTTGCTTATAATGTGCCAATTGCCCTCTCAATTAAGGGAGAAATTGCTATTGGCAAACTGGAAGCTTGTTTAAATCAATTGATCAAAAGACATGACACGTTAAGGATGTCTTTTGAAATGACCAGTGAGCCACGATTGAGAGTTAATCCGATGGCTACTGTTGATTTCACACTTAATTGTAAAAAAAGTAGCTCAGCGCTTCTAAATGAAGTGCTTAAAAGTTTAGTACAACCATTCGATCTGGAAAAGACGCCATTGTTTAGAATAGCGCTGATCGAAATGGAAAATGGACTTAGTTCGCTGTTTTTAGATTTTCACCACATTATATCTGATGGAATCTCTGTTTACAACTTTGTAAATGAGCTTTTCCAACTTTATAATGGCGATATATTGCCATCACTTTCTATCCAGTTCCAGGACTATTGTGGTTGGGAGAAGGAAAAACTGGATCCTCACAAATTGAGCATTCAGGAAGATTATTGGTTGAATCATTTGGGACAAGTATTACCAGTATTGGAACTCCCCACTGATTTTCCGCGTCCGGTGGTCTTTAGTGGTGAAGGAGGAAAAATTCAATTCAGCTTTGATGAAGAGACCAACGAAAGACTCAGAGGTCTGGCTAAAGAGAATGGATGTACGCTTCATGTATTGATCTTTACTTTATACAATCTACTGCTCTCAAAATATTCCGGTCAGATTGACCTCATTGTAGGGATACCGGTAGCTGGACGGAGACACCCCGATGTTCTGGATATGCAAGGTATGTTCGTCAATAACCTGGCCATCAGAACGCATATCAATAAAGCAGCATCTTTTCTTGAATTGTTGGAAGCTGAGAAAAGCAATATTTCCGATGCTCACAACCATCGGGATTATCCATTTGAATATGTTGTTGAAAAGATCAGCAAACAAAGAGACATCAGTAGGAATCCAATCTTCGACACCATGTTTAATTATCAAAACATGGGACTTCCCAAAACAAATGGTGAAGAGTTTGCTGTTTCCTGGCATGGTTTCGATCCGGGATTTTCCAAATTTGATTTGTCCCTGGAAATCCTTGATGATGGCAATGACTTAACATATGCCTTTGAATATTCGACCCGGTTATTCAAGGAGGCAACCATTCAAGGAATGGCTACGAATTTTGTCCAGTTGGTAAAAGAAGTGCTTGATGATCCGACAGGGAAAGTATCTGGCTTCTGTAGTGCTACCGATGAGGAATATGATGCATATATCAGGAAGTTCAATAATACCCATAGTGCATACCCTATGGACCAGGCAATCCACCAACTGTTTGATGAACAAGTTAGCAATGCAGGGTGTGCCATAGCCGTTGAGTATAATGAGGAAGCCATTACTTATCAGCAGCTTGGTGAAAGAGCTGATAGATTGGCGGCGATTCTAAGAGAAAAGGGAGTAAAGTCGAACACGTTTGTCGCTGTTCTGTTAGATCGATCACCTGATTTTATCACCAGTATCCTGGGAATTTTGAAGGCTGGTGGTGCCTTTTTACCTATTGCAGGTGATTTGCCGGAAGAACGAATCCAATATATTCTTGACGATAGTCAATGTAACATTGTCTTGTCAACAAATCAATACGAGCCGATTACTACTGATTGGTTGAATGCATCTGATGATCTTGATCGAGCAGTCATCAACATCAACACACTTGACCTGGTTCTTGATTCACACGCGGCTGTTGAAAATGGTAATATGCCAGCAGACCTGGCTTATGTGATTTATACTTCGGGTACGACTGGTGGCCCTAAAGGAGTCATGATTGAGCATCAATCGCTGGTCAACTACATTTACTGGGCGGCGAAAACATATACCAATGGCCAGGAAGCGAGTTTCCCATTATACACCTCTGTCTCTTTTGACCTAACCATTACATCAATTTTCATTCCTTTGATTACAGGGAACAAAATTGTGATTTATGGGGAAACAGATAGCCTGGTATTAAATCAAGTAGTTGATGATAACAAAGTGAATGTCATCAAACTTACTCCTTCACATTTAAGGCTATTCAAAGAAAATGATCTTTCGAAGTTGGTTGCCAGGTCCAATATTAAAAGATTTATTGTCGGTGGAGAAGCTTTGGAGACCCAACTGGCTAAAGACATATACCATGCTTTCCAGGGGGATATCGAAATCTACAATGAATATGGTCCTACGGAAGCAACGGTTGGCTGTATGATCCATCGATTTGATCCCAAAGACGACTCGGTTACAGTACCGATTGGGACACCAATAAGTAATACTCAGATATATCTTCTTGATGAATTGATGAAGCCAGTCCCTGAAAGAGTTTATGGAGAATTATACATTTCAGGAGACTGTTTGGCGAGGGGATACCTATTCAATGAAGCACTGACTAATAAAAAATTCCTACCCAGTAGTTTTATAAATGGGCAGAGGATGTATAAAACGGGTGATATCTGCAAACGACTGCCTTCGGGAGAGCTTGAATTTGTAAGGCGTTCCGACGAGCAAGTCAAAATCAATGGATACCGGGTAGAATTGTCGGAGATAGCCTATCATCTGAAAAACTTCGAGGGGGTAAGCGAAGCGCTAGCAGTATTGAAAAAGGGTAAGAAGGACAATAAAACACTTTGCGCTTATTATAAGAGTGTTGACAACAGTAACAGACTTTTAGAAGAAGGTACTTTAAGAGGTTATTTGGCCAATCTGTTACCTCACTACATGATCCCCGCGCATTTTATTCCATTATCAGAGATCCCGCTAACAAAAAATGGGAAGGTAGATGTTGATGCGCTGCCAGAACCTGACAGTAATCCGGAGACTGGCGAGACTTTGGTCCCTGAGAATGAAATAGAATCGATCTCGCTACAGGTCTGGGCAGATATTTTGGATGGAGAGGGTTTATCTGTTTCTCATAATTTTTTCGAATTGGGTGGGGATTCTATCAAAGCGGTACAGATCTCATCCAGACTATATGAAAAAGGGATCAATGTAGAAGCCAAAGACATACTTACTTACCAAACGATCCGCATGGTTTCGCCTTATGTGAAAAGAGTGGAAGGCGATAGTAAGTACGAGCAGGGGACAATTAAGGGAGAAGTAGGGCTATCACCTATCATTTCATGGTTTCTTGCTCAAAACTTTGAGAATCCTCATTTCTTTAACCAGTCTTTGCTACTGGATCTTGATGATACAGTAGATATCAAACTACTTGAACAAGCCTTTACAAATTTACTTGAACGTCATGATGAATTACGGATCAATTATGATCCTGTGAAAAAAGTCCTGTTCTACAACGAGCGACACCTGAATAAAGATTTCAATATTGACAGTATTGAGCTATCCAATTCATCTGAGTTGATTGATGCCTGTCAAGCCGTTCGCAGTTCATTAGATATTCACCATGACTTACTTTTAAAAGCCGTTGTTATTCGTCAAAAAAGTAATGAGAGTAAACTGTTTATTACAGCCCATCATTTGATAATGGATGGTGTTTCATGGCGTATTTTAACGACTGACCTGTACGAGGTTTACAAGGGGTTGGAGTCAGGTAGTGATCCTTACTCATCTACCAAAACAGCATCACTAAAAGATTGGTTTGAGGGATTTGGATCATATCAATTCACCTTTGAAGAAGAACGATACTGGAAAGGCTTAGAATCAATAGACTTCAAAATCCCTCAGGATTTCAATACAAATGATTGGAGGGTAAGAAATATCAAGAGACTCACTCGAAGTTTAGATAAAGATCAAACTGGCTTTTTGGTACAAAAGGCTCATAAAACCTATGGTACCAATGTTCCGATGCTCCTTAATACTGCCCTCGTATTGACCTTAAACGAGTGGACCGGTGGAAAGCAGTTTGTTATAGAACAAGAAAGCCATGGAAGACACCTCGACGAAATCGATGTTTCTCGCACCCTGGGTTGGTTTACCTCGATGTACCCGGTTCTATTGGAAATGGAGGGAAAATCATTGGGTGAGCATATCAAGGCAGTTAAAGAACAATTAAGAAAAGTGACTGACCATGGAATGGGTTATGGAATTAAGACTTTCCAAAATAGCCCAGCCGAAACCGCAAATGGCTTAAGATCGGAAATACGTTTTAATTACCTGGGGCAACTAGGTGATGAGCTGAATAATGATTTGTTTAGGTATGACCCACAAATTACAGGCATGGAAATCGATGAAGTGAATCACGCCACTACAAAGATGGAATGGAACTGCATGGTAATGGATGGAGTATTTATGCTGGAATTGTTTTATAACAGCAAAGCTTATAAGCATTTAACCATTGAGAGGCTGGTCGATTCATTTTTTCATCACTTATCCGAAGTACTAGCTCACATTAAGAAAGAGGACGATATTTACTTTACACCTTCCGATTTCGAAATGGCTGGCTTAGACCAGGAAGAATTAGACTCTTTATTTTGA
- a CDS encoding amino acid adenylation domain-containing protein → MNTKEILKEFNGDTLPYPSDKTIVDLFEAQVEHAPESIALVYQDDQFTYREVNEKSNRIAHFLRNQKEINQNTLVGVMLGRSATLLINLLGVLKAGAAYVPLDPEYPTKRLNYIIEDSGLKLILSEKAQKEQVDRLSTSTIYIDQISGSLGQYSDANPAKINTTHDLIYVIYTSGSTGRPKGIQVVHKSVVNFMTSMAREPGMDKNDKLLAITTCNFDISVLELFLPLVTGASVVIASQDQVREPVLLEQLIASASPTIMQATPSFWSMLIENGWLGNKNLKILCGGERLPMALGKKLLDRSGSLWNMYGPTETTIWSTVKYIASESDLSCIGKPIANTSVYILDDTQKLVPQEVVGEIYIGGDGLAKGYLNRDELTKERFITNPFEEGKRLYKTGDLGKWLEDGSIAFIGRNDEQVKIRGHRVELGEIESVISRYELVQKVVLIQQQDHTGETNLTAYIVPETNFVDNNITEIHKEIDQEQVSGWGKVWDDAYKGSHANHDLLFNTSGWNSSYTGRAIPEDEMRGFINEAVDLVRSYNPKNVFEIGCGTGLMLFEIAPHCTQFIGSDISMSAIDYIKQQIEKDSDKWKQVELFQGAANEYEFLEDKNIDTIILNSVIQYFPGIDYLETVLGRAIDLIQPGGIIFVGDVRSFSLYPLFQTSVQLYQAEDTTTRQELSQKIQENIIKESELLLDPGFFIHLKQRYPKISHVEILPKTSKHDNELSKFRYQVIIHVGPSIEVPEEVNWINWQKENEPLPFLETLLMERETEIIGLKSIPNHRLLRERQVYTLLQNEETQLTVTELKATNHLSEDAMKLDDLLDLAAALSYETKVFCENNNHEGGYDLLFRKKAEHHDAPDLSRIYFKAIEREFSDSLLEAYSSDPIKSKLNRRLVPLLHSHLKEELPDYMMPSGYVFVESFPQTLNGKTDRKALVEIGNRESGIVQEYTAPQNETARKLANLWQEILGRDIVGAKDNFFELGGHSLKATQLTSRIHKEFNTRIDLKSVFTHPTVESLSDLIHRTAKTAQVFDQNANALSES, encoded by the coding sequence ATGAACACTAAAGAAATCCTGAAAGAATTTAATGGTGATACTTTACCTTATCCTTCGGACAAGACGATAGTTGACTTATTTGAGGCACAGGTTGAACATGCACCAGAAAGTATCGCATTAGTCTATCAAGACGATCAATTCACCTATAGGGAGGTAAATGAAAAAAGTAATCGAATAGCTCATTTCCTGAGAAATCAAAAAGAGATAAATCAAAATACATTAGTAGGAGTAATGCTAGGTCGGTCAGCAACACTCCTAATAAATCTGCTGGGAGTCCTAAAGGCGGGTGCCGCATATGTACCGCTTGACCCAGAGTATCCAACCAAGCGATTAAATTATATTATTGAAGACAGTGGATTAAAACTTATTCTTTCTGAGAAGGCTCAGAAAGAACAAGTAGATCGACTGTCAACTTCTACCATCTACATAGATCAGATCAGTGGATCATTAGGGCAATATTCTGACGCTAATCCTGCAAAAATTAACACCACTCATGATTTGATCTATGTAATTTATACTTCAGGCTCTACAGGCCGCCCAAAGGGGATTCAAGTTGTTCATAAATCCGTGGTAAACTTCATGACAAGCATGGCAAGGGAACCGGGCATGGATAAGAACGACAAATTGCTGGCCATCACAACTTGTAATTTTGATATATCGGTGTTGGAGTTGTTTTTACCATTAGTAACAGGAGCTAGTGTGGTAATTGCAAGCCAGGACCAGGTCAGGGAACCGGTATTATTGGAGCAGCTTATAGCATCAGCATCACCAACAATCATGCAAGCTACTCCGAGTTTTTGGAGCATGCTGATCGAAAATGGGTGGTTGGGCAATAAAAATTTAAAGATTTTATGCGGTGGGGAACGATTACCTATGGCACTTGGAAAGAAATTGCTAGATCGCTCCGGTTCGCTATGGAATATGTACGGTCCAACTGAAACTACCATCTGGTCGACCGTTAAGTATATAGCTAGTGAATCAGATCTGTCATGTATAGGTAAGCCGATTGCAAATACAAGTGTTTATATATTAGATGATACTCAGAAATTAGTTCCACAGGAAGTTGTTGGGGAAATATACATCGGTGGAGACGGGCTAGCTAAAGGCTATCTGAATAGAGATGAGTTAACAAAGGAAAGATTCATCACCAACCCATTTGAAGAGGGAAAGCGATTGTATAAGACGGGTGATTTGGGAAAATGGTTGGAAGATGGAAGTATTGCCTTTATCGGCCGTAATGATGAACAGGTCAAAATCAGGGGGCATCGGGTAGAATTAGGAGAAATAGAATCTGTTATATCCAGGTATGAGTTAGTTCAGAAAGTAGTCCTCATTCAGCAGCAGGACCATACTGGAGAGACAAATCTCACAGCCTACATAGTTCCGGAAACAAATTTTGTTGACAACAACATTACTGAAATACATAAGGAAATTGATCAGGAGCAAGTTTCTGGATGGGGTAAAGTATGGGACGATGCTTATAAAGGGTCGCATGCCAATCATGACCTGCTTTTTAACACTTCCGGCTGGAACAGCAGCTATACGGGACGGGCAATCCCGGAAGATGAAATGAGAGGTTTTATCAATGAAGCTGTTGACTTAGTACGGTCTTACAACCCGAAGAATGTATTTGAAATAGGTTGTGGTACAGGGTTGATGCTATTTGAAATAGCGCCACATTGCACACAATTTATTGGCTCTGACATTTCAATGTCTGCCATAGATTATATCAAGCAACAAATTGAAAAAGACTCGGATAAGTGGAAACAAGTAGAACTGTTTCAAGGAGCTGCTAATGAATATGAATTTTTGGAGGATAAAAACATTGATACAATTATCCTCAACTCCGTTATTCAATACTTTCCTGGCATCGATTACCTGGAAACAGTATTAGGAAGAGCCATCGATTTGATTCAACCGGGTGGAATCATATTTGTCGGCGATGTAAGAAGTTTTTCCTTATACCCGTTATTTCAGACTTCTGTGCAGCTTTATCAGGCGGAGGATACAACTACCAGGCAAGAGTTGAGCCAGAAAATTCAAGAAAATATCATTAAGGAAAGTGAATTATTATTGGATCCTGGGTTCTTCATTCATTTAAAACAACGCTACCCTAAGATCAGTCATGTAGAAATACTACCGAAAACGAGTAAGCACGACAATGAGCTGTCCAAATTCCGTTATCAGGTGATCATTCATGTAGGACCATCTATAGAAGTTCCTGAAGAGGTCAATTGGATAAACTGGCAAAAAGAAAATGAGCCACTTCCTTTTTTAGAGACCTTGCTAATGGAAAGAGAGACCGAGATAATTGGTTTGAAGAGCATTCCGAATCATCGACTGCTCCGCGAAAGGCAAGTCTATACCTTGTTGCAAAATGAAGAAACGCAGTTGACCGTGACTGAATTGAAGGCGACAAATCATCTTTCAGAGGATGCTATGAAGTTGGATGATCTTCTGGACCTGGCTGCTGCGCTCTCTTATGAGACAAAAGTTTTTTGCGAAAACAATAATCACGAAGGTGGTTATGACCTATTGTTCAGGAAAAAGGCGGAACATCATGACGCTCCGGATTTGAGCCGTATATACTTTAAGGCAATAGAAAGAGAATTTTCTGATAGCCTGTTGGAGGCTTATAGCAGTGATCCAATAAAGAGCAAGCTTAATCGCAGATTGGTACCATTGTTACATAGCCATCTGAAGGAGGAACTTCCGGATTATATGATGCCCTCCGGCTATGTTTTTGTAGAAAGCTTTCCACAAACCCTAAACGGTAAAACGGATAGAAAGGCACTGGTTGAAATTGGCAATAGAGAATCGGGTATTGTTCAGGAATATACAGCCCCGCAAAATGAAACTGCAAGGAAATTGGCAAACTTGTGGCAGGAAATATTAGGTAGAGATATTGTAGGCGCGAAAGATAATTTCTTTGAATTGGGAGGTCATTCTTTAAAGGCTACACAGTTAACATCTCGCATACATAAGGAATTTAATACCAGGATAGATCTTAAGAGTGTCTTTACACATCCTACCGTAGAATCATTATCGGATCTTATCCATCGTACCGCAAAAACAGCTCAGGTCTTTGATCAAAATGCTAATGCGCTTTCTGAAAGTTGA
- a CDS encoding Arm DNA-binding domain-containing protein encodes MSSVTISPFARETKDGKVTVYIRIIIAGEKIDRSTGIKIDKSKWDTKNTKVKGSGRLAVEYNNSIETKVSHYHKIAQDITRDEMIPTKEEIKRREQLLKTKAQSNSELEVKKPLTDVFKHLYGLDDLSDIKTNNTKKKRQSEMVKLEKYLSSESGKEYKNASVEDWRNNVRILEEFAQFLHTEIGNGQSTIAKSCQIVKSVIRQAIERHQEGYLSAKVPTQERKDKENIYWLFDHELETLYMHDFQLKSRQNAVNMFLIMSSTAMRIGDYREFAKEPQKYLNDTEVLWNAGKTKNNHMIQRNMLYFEKVYQRLNGQLPSMAGANMNSYLKLALEEARVDRKVINKEGEVVPIHSLVHSHMAKSTTIMYMLVNLELDLETVSILTSTDVQTIKNHYSAYGKIEANEKLRRAIIEKNEIEMKVSKKIHSA; translated from the coding sequence ATGTCTTCAGTAACTATAAGCCCCTTCGCAAGAGAAACAAAAGATGGTAAAGTAACAGTCTACATTCGAATAATAATCGCTGGAGAAAAGATCGACCGATCCACGGGTATTAAGATCGATAAATCAAAGTGGGATACTAAAAACACAAAAGTCAAAGGTTCTGGAAGGCTTGCTGTCGAATACAACAATAGCATTGAAACGAAAGTGAGCCATTATCATAAAATAGCTCAGGACATCACACGAGATGAGATGATCCCCACGAAGGAAGAAATAAAGAGAAGAGAACAGCTATTAAAAACTAAAGCTCAGTCCAACTCTGAATTAGAAGTCAAAAAACCTTTAACAGATGTTTTCAAACATCTCTATGGGCTTGATGACCTATCAGATATCAAAACAAACAATACCAAGAAGAAAAGGCAATCGGAAATGGTAAAATTAGAGAAGTACCTTTCTTCCGAGTCCGGTAAAGAATATAAAAATGCCTCCGTGGAGGATTGGCGAAATAATGTAAGAATCCTTGAAGAGTTCGCTCAATTTCTCCATACAGAAATCGGAAATGGTCAATCAACTATAGCCAAGAGTTGTCAAATCGTGAAATCCGTCATAAGACAGGCAATCGAAAGACATCAAGAGGGTTACTTATCAGCGAAGGTTCCGACACAAGAAAGAAAAGACAAAGAGAACATTTACTGGTTATTTGATCATGAACTGGAAACACTTTACATGCATGATTTCCAGCTCAAATCCAGGCAAAATGCAGTAAATATGTTTCTTATCATGAGCAGTACCGCCATGAGAATTGGTGACTACAGGGAATTTGCTAAAGAGCCTCAAAAGTATTTGAATGATACGGAGGTGCTATGGAATGCAGGCAAGACCAAAAACAACCACATGATACAGCGAAACATGCTATACTTCGAAAAAGTATATCAACGATTAAATGGCCAACTCCCCTCCATGGCTGGGGCAAATATGAACAGCTATCTGAAGTTGGCACTAGAAGAAGCCAGAGTAGACAGAAAGGTGATAAACAAAGAAGGTGAGGTAGTGCCAATTCATTCACTAGTTCATAGTCACATGGCGAAATCAACGACTATCATGTACATGCTAGTCAATTTAGAACTTGACCTTGAAACTGTTTCCATCCTAACTAGTACCGATGTTCAGACAATCAAGAATCATTATAGTGCCTATGGAAAAATCGAGGCAAATGAGAAGTTGAGAAGGGCAATTATTGAAAAGAATGAAATCGAAATGAAGGTTTCAAAAAAAATACACTCTGCCTAG
- a CDS encoding helix-turn-helix domain-containing protein: protein MVKRLYYKGEAVHKTTRALSNLLSITQVCEATGLSRKTIHNYATEGILQKHYYPNSTRVYFLSEEVEEAIPGCKIYSIVSNNEEDKAA from the coding sequence ATGGTAAAGAGACTTTACTATAAGGGCGAAGCTGTGCACAAAACAACCAGGGCCCTATCTAATTTATTATCAATTACTCAAGTATGTGAAGCTACGGGACTTAGCCGTAAGACCATTCACAATTATGCAACAGAGGGAATTTTGCAAAAGCATTATTATCCTAACTCTACACGAGTTTACTTCTTATCAGAGGAGGTAGAAGAAGCCATTCCTGGCTGCAAAATCTATTCAATTGTTTCTAATAATGAAGAAGACAAAGCAGCTTGA